Proteins from one Lachnospiraceae bacterium KGMB03038 genomic window:
- the crcB gene encoding fluoride efflux transporter CrcB, giving the protein MIECIAVGMGGFLGAVCRYLIGLIPIREGCLFPVKTFLINITGCFAIGLISALAVKSSSLNPRLVLFLKAGVCGGFTTFSSFALETGDLARSGNLKIALAYCILSGALGVAAVFAGQAAVR; this is encoded by the coding sequence ATGATAGAATGTATAGCTGTAGGGATGGGAGGATTTTTGGGAGCGGTCTGCAGATATCTGATCGGTCTGATCCCGATAAGAGAAGGATGTCTGTTCCCAGTAAAAACATTTTTGATCAATATCACAGGATGTTTTGCTATCGGGCTGATCTCTGCCCTGGCGGTGAAAAGTAGCTCGCTAAATCCCAGGCTGGTCCTTTTTCTGAAAGCAGGGGTCTGCGGAGGATTTACTACATTTTCCTCCTTTGCTTTAGAAACGGGCGATTTGGCCAGAAGCGGAAATCTAAAGATCGCGCTGGCTTATTGTATCCTGAGCGGAGCGCTGGGGGTGGCCGCTGTATTTGCGGGACAGGCGGCGGTGAGATAG